In the genome of Hyphomonas sp. Mor2, one region contains:
- a CDS encoding SPOR domain-containing protein has protein sequence MKTIVTRAVCLTLFSAAVSAWAFSGEAYADRQPAPIRYAGQASSSPSQQATPVQPAQAVVNAERRVEFLYPGQDPAPAMAQSATPRVTASSTPGKLVLNAEPNVTFVTPSSPPTHPSDSGLLGGVEQAPVQPAAAPSQPIRIASLKTDKPASTGTPLTLSRVKVNRDAPIGEERGKASIYTDGFEGAPTANGEIFDETAMTAAHPSLPLPSLVQVINEDNRREIVVRVNDRGPFDGKRILELSPRAGTVLGMSKGSTANVRVRYLGPAPVKQNPAADQPAPPESQSFASNRVEDESLPPVNLPTPVVRQPVVPSRVADYGEPNLGVPDPVEPVQVSAPVIAGNVFIQAGAFADIANAQSLTRALGRGQPVRIEEARVNGSDYFRVLIGPFPSTQAAEVQRSQLSRAGIVEGFLTTR, from the coding sequence ATGAAGACGATCGTCACCCGCGCGGTATGTTTGACGCTGTTCAGCGCCGCGGTTTCAGCTTGGGCATTTTCCGGCGAAGCCTATGCGGACAGGCAGCCAGCGCCGATCCGATATGCGGGCCAGGCCTCTTCTTCTCCCTCACAGCAGGCGACGCCCGTCCAGCCAGCTCAGGCCGTGGTCAATGCAGAGCGCCGGGTCGAGTTTCTCTATCCCGGCCAGGATCCCGCGCCCGCGATGGCTCAGTCCGCCACACCGCGAGTCACGGCCTCGTCAACACCTGGAAAACTCGTTCTGAACGCAGAGCCGAACGTCACTTTTGTGACCCCTTCAAGCCCGCCAACACACCCGAGCGATTCAGGCTTGCTCGGTGGGGTCGAGCAGGCGCCCGTTCAGCCGGCCGCCGCACCGTCTCAACCGATCCGGATTGCCTCTCTGAAAACCGATAAGCCGGCCAGCACCGGCACGCCCTTGACGCTGAGCCGGGTGAAAGTGAACCGCGACGCCCCGATCGGCGAAGAGCGCGGCAAGGCGAGCATCTATACCGATGGTTTCGAAGGCGCGCCGACCGCCAATGGCGAGATCTTCGACGAAACCGCGATGACCGCCGCCCACCCAAGCTTGCCACTGCCCAGCCTTGTGCAAGTCATCAATGAGGATAATCGCCGCGAGATCGTTGTTCGCGTCAATGATCGCGGGCCGTTTGACGGCAAGCGCATTCTCGAACTGTCGCCGCGCGCCGGGACTGTGCTCGGCATGAGCAAAGGCAGCACGGCGAATGTGCGTGTCCGCTATCTCGGGCCTGCGCCGGTCAAACAGAACCCGGCCGCGGATCAGCCAGCGCCGCCAGAGTCTCAATCGTTCGCCTCAAACCGGGTGGAGGATGAGTCGCTCCCGCCGGTGAACCTGCCGACGCCTGTCGTGCGGCAACCCGTGGTGCCAAGCCGCGTGGCCGATTATGGCGAGCCTAATCTGGGCGTCCCGGATCCGGTTGAGCCTGTCCAGGTCTCAGCGCCCGTCATTGCAGGTAATGTCTTCATTCAGGCCGGGGCCTTTGCCGACATCGCCAATGCGCAAAGCCTGACCCGCGCCCTGGGCCGTGGACAGCCGGTCCGGATCGAAGAAGCCCGGGTCAATGGCAGCGACTATTTCCGCGTCCTGATCGGACCCTTCCCAAGCACGCAGGCAGCAGAAGTCCAGCGCTCGCAATTGTCGCGCGCCGGAATTGTCGAGGGCTTCCTGACCACCCGTTAA
- a CDS encoding D-alanyl-D-alanine carboxypeptidase family protein translates to MSVWRRCLTLLPLLLFPLSAPAQIIGTEADYAVIMDHDTGEILWSKNGDTPMIPASMTKMMTAYFVFDLIDQGEITLQDEMVVSDDAWRRGGFPSGTSTMGLRPKERPTVEQLLHGVIIMSGNDACIVLAEGIAGSEEAFAQQMTERAHELGLTSVNFVNATGLEGEGHVASAADLARLARLIIQDYPQYYDWYSEPEYTWGQYTQANRNPLLGTIDGADGLKTGHLDASGYGLTASAVRDGTRRIIVLNGTESKQERAQEAERLMRMAFTAFETRTIEAGEARLAELDVWMGERRTVGVRLKDSVDVTAHKRAFSRGKSEIVHNRLIEAPIAAGDEIATLIVTIEGKDPIELPLVATEDVPRLGFVGKAIEGLSRMMDGGA, encoded by the coding sequence ATGTCGGTTTGGCGACGCTGCCTCACACTTCTCCCGCTCTTGCTGTTTCCGTTATCAGCACCCGCGCAGATTATCGGCACGGAAGCCGATTATGCGGTGATCATGGATCACGACACCGGAGAGATCCTGTGGTCCAAGAATGGCGACACGCCGATGATTCCGGCGTCGATGACCAAGATGATGACGGCCTATTTCGTGTTCGACCTGATCGATCAGGGGGAGATTACCCTGCAGGACGAGATGGTGGTCAGTGACGATGCCTGGCGCCGCGGTGGGTTTCCCTCGGGCACATCGACCATGGGATTGAGACCGAAGGAACGGCCGACCGTCGAGCAATTGCTGCACGGGGTGATCATCATGTCCGGGAATGATGCCTGCATCGTCCTGGCCGAAGGCATTGCTGGATCGGAAGAAGCCTTCGCGCAGCAGATGACGGAACGTGCGCATGAACTCGGCCTGACCAGCGTGAACTTTGTCAATGCGACCGGCCTGGAGGGGGAAGGGCATGTGGCCTCCGCCGCCGATCTGGCCAGGCTCGCGCGGCTGATTATTCAGGACTATCCGCAATATTATGACTGGTACAGTGAGCCGGAATACACCTGGGGGCAGTACACCCAGGCCAATCGCAACCCGCTCCTGGGCACGATAGACGGCGCGGATGGGCTGAAGACCGGGCATCTGGATGCGTCAGGTTATGGTTTGACGGCGTCTGCGGTTCGGGATGGCACGCGCCGGATCATCGTTCTGAATGGCACCGAGAGCAAACAGGAACGCGCGCAGGAGGCTGAGCGCCTGATGCGCATGGCCTTCACCGCATTCGAGACCCGTACCATTGAGGCCGGAGAGGCGCGCCTGGCCGAGCTGGATGTGTGGATGGGCGAGCGGCGGACGGTCGGCGTGAGACTGAAGGACAGTGTTGATGTCACCGCGCACAAGCGGGCTTTTTCCCGTGGTAAGTCTGAAATCGTCCATAATCGACTTATCGAGGCGCCGATCGCGGCAGGTGACGAGATTGCTACACTGATCGTGACAATCGAGGGCAAGGATCCGATCGAGCTGCCGCTCGTGGCGACCGAAGACGTGCCGCGCCTAGGCTTCGTTGGAAAAGCCATTGAAGGCCTCAGTCGCATGATGGACGGAGGCGCTTAA